A stretch of Campylobacter showae DNA encodes these proteins:
- a CDS encoding ABC transporter substrate-binding protein, giving the protein MKKIAALLLAASCLLANLTANSPKKLVVLDPSVVEIVYMLGAQDQLAAIATLQFSKIWPEDQTVKLKSVGTYTKPNIEQIVELKPDLVITSFHSANVNESLAKFNLKTLTLKADSVGDIYKNIEEIGKVTGKEQKASEVVSEIKSKIDSFANSEIKGKKILAVFSSTPLTGFSSKTLPGDIFTKLGLKNIADNVEGSTPIVSTEFILSQNPDFIVVIGGMGGDGENFLKQNPVLKKTTAAKNGKVLTVPSSLLLRGTPRIGEAVDKFYEMLSK; this is encoded by the coding sequence ATGAAAAAAATAGCCGCACTTTTGCTTGCAGCCAGTTGTCTTTTGGCAAATTTAACCGCAAATTCGCCCAAAAAACTAGTCGTACTAGACCCATCAGTCGTCGAGATAGTCTATATGCTAGGCGCGCAGGATCAGTTAGCGGCCATCGCTACGCTTCAGTTTTCTAAAATTTGGCCGGAGGATCAAACCGTAAAGCTAAAAAGCGTAGGCACATACACAAAGCCAAATATCGAGCAGATCGTCGAGCTAAAGCCTGATCTTGTTATCACCAGCTTTCACTCGGCAAACGTAAACGAGAGCCTTGCTAAATTTAACCTAAAAACCCTCACGCTAAAAGCAGATAGCGTCGGCGATATCTACAAAAATATCGAAGAAATCGGCAAAGTAACGGGCAAGGAACAAAAAGCGAGCGAAGTCGTAAGCGAGATAAAATCCAAAATCGACTCTTTCGCAAACAGCGAGATAAAGGGCAAAAAGATACTAGCGGTATTTTCCTCGACGCCGCTTACTGGCTTTAGCTCAAAGACGCTGCCGGGCGATATCTTTACCAAACTCGGACTAAAAAACATCGCCGATAACGTAGAAGGCTCGACTCCGATCGTCTCGACCGAGTTTATCTTGTCGCAAAATCCGGACTTCATCGTCGTTATCGGCGGCATGGGCGGCGACGGCGAAAATTTCCTAAAACAAAATCCGGTGCTTAAAAAAACGACCGCCGCAAAAAACGGCAAAGTACTCACCGTGCCCTCCTCGCTACTACTTAGAGGAACGCCTCGCATAGGCGAAGCCGTAGATAAATTTTACGAGATGCTAAGCAAATAA
- a CDS encoding protein TonB — MRYFLVSLVLNLALLFLPLNSRPIESAKPQETIKIKLNLTQEEPSKETREQIPPQSAEPFERPQETQPEPVKFEPEPEILQPEPKPVEPEPKKPKEEKKQPPKPKIKKQISPKPAQAVKEEPKFEPAPAPTQILPAEQSAQPSSNLAPAKQPAAQDSGEAKEQNACKEGVGFTVAREPEAKYPKKALMLRLSGMFRVEVDFKFDGEIKIIAVRGKNKIFNDEAVKITKELEIKALKNISNCIITKPYEFKTEE; from the coding sequence ATGCGCTACTTTCTAGTCTCGCTCGTCTTAAATTTAGCTCTACTTTTTTTGCCGTTAAACTCGCGCCCAATAGAGAGCGCAAAGCCGCAAGAAACGATAAAGATAAAGCTAAATTTGACGCAAGAGGAGCCTAGTAAAGAGACTAGAGAGCAAATCCCGCCTCAAAGCGCAGAGCCATTTGAAAGGCCGCAAGAAACGCAACCCGAACCGGTCAAATTTGAGCCCGAGCCCGAAATTTTACAGCCCGAGCCAAAGCCGGTAGAGCCGGAACCCAAAAAGCCAAAGGAGGAGAAAAAGCAACCGCCAAAGCCAAAAATAAAAAAGCAAATCTCGCCAAAGCCGGCGCAAGCGGTAAAAGAGGAGCCTAAATTTGAACCGGCACCCGCACCGACTCAAATTTTACCCGCCGAGCAAAGCGCGCAGCCTAGCTCAAATTTAGCCCCCGCAAAGCAGCCCGCCGCGCAAGATAGCGGCGAAGCAAAAGAGCAAAACGCGTGCAAAGAGGGCGTCGGCTTTACCGTGGCGCGCGAGCCGGAGGCCAAATATCCCAAAAAAGCGCTCATGCTGCGGCTAAGCGGGATGTTTAGAGTCGAAGTAGATTTTAAATTTGACGGAGAGATAAAGATAATAGCCGTTCGCGGGAAAAATAAAATTTTTAACGACGAAGCCGTAAAAATAACAAAGGAGTTAGAAATTAAAGCGTTAAAAAATATTTCGAATTGTATAATTACCAAACCTTACGAATTCAAAACGGAGGAATAG
- a CDS encoding radical SAM protein gives MFETRQKGHAGPTRPKKIKMATNAEVEKFLNKELPAQKDGVIYIHVPFCDNICSFCSMNRTKLEDELDSYTQYLLGEIKKYGKFPYLQAKNIRSVYFGGGTPTILKEKHLEPIITALRSSFNIAEDCEFSLETTLHNLNLSKVRLLESLGVNRFSIGVQTFSDKGRKLLNRVHDKKGAIEHLKMIRQNFSGMVCTDIIFNYPEQTIDEVLEDARLVDELNIDSTSFYSLQLFEKSELAKTVSQDYYDVNYEHKLHNAFFEKLLGTGNYEVLEHTKFNRIGRDRYQYIRLSHEGADILPLGRGSGGKLGYYDIYNAKEKMRMINKVDDKQRAEGRLKSLFMYPKIDLAQVKSLVSDETFSALMEFFKKCESKGYMRIENGFLNYTTDGVFWGMSIGTEVANISQKDFE, from the coding sequence ATGTTTGAAACCAGGCAAAAAGGGCACGCTGGACCGACGCGCCCCAAAAAAATAAAAATGGCGACTAACGCCGAGGTGGAGAAATTTCTAAACAAGGAGCTACCTGCGCAAAAGGACGGCGTGATATACATTCACGTGCCTTTTTGCGATAATATCTGCTCGTTTTGCTCGATGAACCGCACAAAGCTGGAAGACGAGCTAGACAGCTACACGCAGTATCTGCTGGGCGAGATCAAGAAATACGGCAAATTTCCGTATCTGCAAGCTAAAAATATCCGCAGCGTCTATTTTGGCGGCGGAACTCCTACGATACTAAAAGAAAAGCACTTAGAACCGATCATCACGGCTCTGCGCTCGAGCTTTAATATCGCCGAGGACTGCGAATTTAGTCTAGAAACCACGCTACACAATCTAAATTTGAGCAAAGTGCGCCTACTAGAAAGTCTAGGCGTAAACCGCTTTAGCATCGGCGTGCAGACATTTTCGGACAAAGGCCGCAAGCTACTAAACCGCGTCCACGACAAAAAAGGCGCGATAGAGCACCTAAAAATGATCAGGCAAAATTTTAGCGGCATGGTTTGCACGGATATTATATTTAACTACCCCGAGCAAACGATAGACGAGGTGCTAGAAGACGCCCGCCTAGTCGATGAGCTAAACATCGACAGCACGAGCTTTTATTCGCTTCAGCTTTTTGAAAAATCAGAACTTGCAAAGACCGTATCGCAGGATTATTACGACGTAAATTACGAGCACAAGCTGCACAACGCTTTCTTTGAAAAGCTGCTAGGCACTGGCAACTACGAGGTGCTAGAGCATACTAAATTTAACCGTATCGGCCGCGACCGCTATCAGTATATCCGCCTAAGCCACGAGGGCGCCGATATCCTGCCATTAGGTAGGGGCTCTGGCGGAAAGCTAGGCTACTACGACATCTACAACGCAAAAGAAAAAATGCGTATGATAAATAAAGTAGACGACAAACAGCGTGCCGAAGGACGGCTAAAAAGCCTCTTTATGTACCCAAAAATCGACCTAGCGCAGGTTAAAAGCCTAGTTAGCGATGAGACCTTTAGCGCGCTAATGGAGTTTTTCAAAAAATGCGAAAGCAAAGGCTATATGCGCATAGAAAACGGCTTTTTAAACTACACGACGGACGGCGTATTTTGGGGCATGTCGATCGGCACCGAAGTAGCAAATATCTCACAAAAGGACTTTGAATGA
- a CDS encoding flavodoxin family protein → MKKIVIYTSATGNTEKVGLAIANELGCEAVKFSEDLHLDLDRYDFIALGFYVDKGDAEPKFKRFLREIKGKKVGLFMTLGMDPEHEHAMNCLEKAKVVLREGENEILREFYCQGAIDPKVIEQLRKMGEAAPNDPRYAVTPEREARWARAATHPDANDLENAKAVFKGI, encoded by the coding sequence ATGAAAAAAATAGTTATCTACACGAGCGCGACCGGAAATACCGAGAAAGTCGGTCTTGCTATCGCAAACGAGCTTGGCTGCGAGGCGGTCAAATTTAGCGAGGATCTGCATCTAGATTTGGATCGCTACGACTTTATCGCGCTTGGATTTTACGTCGATAAGGGCGACGCGGAGCCTAAATTTAAACGCTTTTTGCGCGAGATAAAGGGCAAAAAAGTCGGCCTGTTTATGACGCTAGGTATGGATCCCGAGCACGAGCACGCGATGAACTGCCTAGAAAAGGCAAAAGTCGTGCTACGCGAGGGCGAAAATGAAATTTTACGCGAGTTTTACTGTCAAGGCGCCATCGATCCAAAAGTCATCGAGCAACTACGCAAAATGGGCGAAGCAGCGCCAAACGACCCGCGCTACGCCGTAACTCCGGAGCGCGAAGCCAGATGGGCTAGAGCCGCAACTCACCCAGACGCAAACGACCTAGAAAACGCAAAAGCAGTGTTTAAAGGGATATAA
- the galU gene encoding UTP--glucose-1-phosphate uridylyltransferase GalU: MIQTCLFPAAGYGTRFLPATKSLPKEMLPILTKPLIHYGVDEALEAGMKNMAFITGRGKRALEDYFDISYELEHQISGTNKEHLLTEIRELMARCTFSFTRQESMRGLGNAIHTGKVLVRDEPFGVVLADDLCINEDGEGVLSQMVKIYEKYRCSIVAVMEVPIEQSKNYGIVTGRAIEDDLLMVSDMVEKPDPKEAPSNLAVIGRYILTPDIFTILERTKPGKNGEVQITDALKEQAKDGMVLAYKFKGKRFDCGSVDGFVQATNFFYELGKNAKK, translated from the coding sequence ATGATACAAACTTGTTTATTTCCGGCTGCGGGCTACGGCACGAGATTTTTGCCTGCGACCAAATCGCTACCAAAAGAGATGTTGCCGATCCTCACAAAACCGCTGATCCATTACGGCGTGGACGAGGCGCTAGAGGCGGGCATGAAAAACATGGCGTTTATAACCGGTCGCGGCAAACGCGCGCTGGAGGATTATTTTGATATTAGCTACGAGCTAGAGCATCAGATATCGGGCACCAATAAAGAACACCTGCTAACCGAGATCAGAGAGCTAATGGCGCGCTGCACGTTTTCGTTCACGCGTCAAGAAAGCATGAGAGGCCTAGGAAACGCCATCCACACAGGCAAAGTCCTCGTGCGAGACGAGCCGTTTGGCGTAGTGCTGGCCGATGATCTGTGCATCAACGAAGATGGCGAAGGCGTGCTATCTCAAATGGTAAAAATTTACGAGAAATACCGCTGCAGCATCGTCGCCGTGATGGAAGTGCCGATCGAGCAAAGCAAAAACTACGGCATCGTCACGGGTCGCGCGATCGAGGACGATCTGCTCATGGTTAGCGACATGGTCGAAAAACCCGATCCCAAAGAAGCTCCGAGCAACCTAGCCGTCATCGGCCGCTATATCCTGACGCCCGATATTTTCACGATCCTAGAGCGCACCAAACCCGGCAAGAACGGCGAAGTTCAAATCACCGACGCGCTAAAAGAGCAAGCCAAAGACGGCATGGTGTTAGCATATAAATTTAAAGGTAAGCGCTTTGACTGCGGCAGCGTCGATGGCTTCGTGCAGGCGACTAATTTCTTTTACGAGCTAGGCAAAAATGCTAAAAAATGA
- a CDS encoding glucose-6-phosphate isomerase gives MLKNELFFEKTPLSAIGSYAKRMNDELKGGEIGYYHLPEIGANLLSEIAEFETTLAHVKSVVLVGIGGSSLGVKALKTMLGGAKRSRERELYFLDNVDAFSFESVCESIKFNETLFIISSKSGTTIETITLFKCILERFKPSNLSQNFIVITDPASPLEAYAKQNGIKFFNIPKNVGGRFSVLSAIGLVPLMLCGYDAAALLEGARACKKRFLEDGDDTLLQKAYHYATHKNAKINVIFSYGDRFLEFNDWYVQLWAESLGKKKGYKRYGLTPVGLIGSRDQHSFLQLIMDGVKDKTVTFIKVASADADVAVPSISLNGLEGCDFVNGLNLGELINAQCSATMHALVQEGISVDVIELERLDEASAGFLIYYFELLTSATGIMLGINTYDQPGVEVGKRILKTMLTAGK, from the coding sequence ATGCTAAAAAATGAGTTATTTTTCGAAAAAACGCCGCTAAGCGCGATCGGCTCCTACGCCAAACGAATGAACGACGAACTAAAAGGCGGCGAGATCGGCTACTATCACCTGCCCGAAATCGGCGCAAATTTACTCAGCGAAATAGCCGAGTTTGAAACGACGCTCGCGCACGTAAAAAGCGTCGTGCTAGTAGGCATCGGCGGTAGCAGTCTGGGCGTCAAGGCGCTAAAAACGATGCTTGGGGGCGCTAAAAGGAGCCGCGAGCGAGAGCTTTATTTTCTCGATAACGTCGACGCCTTTAGCTTTGAGAGCGTTTGCGAGAGCATCAAATTTAACGAGACGCTTTTTATCATCTCGTCAAAATCGGGCACCACGATCGAGACGATCACGCTATTTAAGTGCATTTTGGAGCGCTTTAAGCCCTCAAATTTGAGCCAAAATTTCATCGTCATAACAGACCCCGCCTCGCCGCTAGAGGCCTACGCCAAGCAAAACGGCATCAAATTTTTTAATATCCCTAAAAACGTCGGCGGCAGATTTAGCGTGCTTAGCGCGATCGGACTCGTGCCGCTAATGCTATGCGGATACGACGCGGCGGCTCTACTAGAGGGCGCGCGGGCGTGTAAAAAACGATTTTTAGAGGACGGCGACGATACGCTACTGCAAAAAGCCTACCACTACGCGACGCATAAAAACGCCAAGATCAACGTGATATTTAGCTACGGCGATAGGTTTTTGGAGTTTAACGACTGGTATGTGCAACTGTGGGCGGAGAGCCTGGGCAAGAAAAAAGGCTACAAACGATACGGACTCACACCCGTCGGACTCATCGGCTCGCGCGATCAGCACAGCTTTTTGCAGCTCATCATGGACGGCGTGAAGGATAAGACGGTAACATTCATCAAAGTAGCGAGCGCGGACGCTGACGTAGCAGTGCCGAGCATAAGCCTAAACGGTCTTGAGGGCTGCGACTTTGTAAACGGGCTAAATTTGGGCGAGCTAATCAATGCTCAGTGCAGCGCCACCATGCATGCGCTCGTGCAAGAAGGCATCAGCGTGGACGTCATCGAGCTTGAGCGGCTAGATGAGGCGAGTGCGGGATTTTTGATTTATTATTTCGAGCTTCTCACATCTGCTACGGGCATAATGCTAGGCATAAACACTTACGATCAGCCGGGCGTCGAGGTCGGTAAGCGCATACTAAAGACGATGCTAACGGCCGGAAAATAA
- a CDS encoding Dps family protein, producing the protein MSKVVTQLNQIQADAHALFVKFHDYHWYVKGIQFFSVHEYTEKAYEDMAEIFDDVAERAIQLGGRAITKIEELNKLAHPKTDNKDSYTPTEVLKGVLAEYEHLLGEFKKLEEVAEEAKDSTTVTMAQDQIAKYEKAIWMLKATLA; encoded by the coding sequence ATGTCAAAAGTTGTTACCCAGTTAAATCAAATCCAAGCTGACGCTCATGCGTTATTCGTTAAATTTCACGACTACCACTGGTATGTAAAAGGTATTCAGTTCTTTAGCGTACACGAATACACCGAAAAAGCGTACGAAGATATGGCAGAGATATTCGACGACGTCGCTGAGCGTGCTATACAACTAGGCGGTAGAGCTATCACCAAAATAGAAGAGCTAAACAAGCTAGCTCATCCAAAAACAGATAACAAAGATAGTTACACTCCGACCGAGGTTTTAAAAGGCGTTTTGGCTGAGTACGAGCACTTGCTGGGCGAATTTAAAAAGCTAGAAGAAGTCGCTGAAGAAGCAAAAGACAGCACGACCGTAACTATGGCGCAAGATCAAATCGCAAAATATGAAAAAGCTATCTGGATGCTAAAGGCTACTTTGGCTTAA
- a CDS encoding major outer membrane protein, with protein sequence MEIAKISLAALVALGAFSTVASATPLEEAIKNVDLSGYARYRYNNVTVKKANGVKDNTTAHHQFKSEFSFKAALDDNFFGVLTLRYNSNDSSAFNADGRSDRTDTTSPFNVKEFYLGYNVGNTTITAGKQTIGSFFTDDAVGTGVRVENRDITGLTLTAFAFDALENNGESDGAIYTNAPGIFNNNLYAVAAIGSYDPVSFQLWYASLVDSVNLIIGDVNFSLNITDDVNIGAQVQYAHADIDNNVGVNFKDTDFYAGELGTKVFGADVAAGYIGYKVHDKEKGFVSLEDQGSFIDVGEIKSALDYTALEGKANFWFLKAGYTFAEKFRVGGDYSNGKVKLASGDKEKYQEYVARLTYDYSAKLQFSSFYAYEINKHQDDSKDKTKQLRFQAKYTF encoded by the coding sequence ATGGAAATTGCTAAAATTTCATTGGCTGCTTTGGTTGCACTAGGTGCTTTTTCAACTGTAGCGAGTGCTACGCCGCTTGAAGAGGCGATCAAAAATGTAGATCTTTCTGGATATGCAAGATATAGATATAATAACGTTACAGTTAAGAAAGCTAACGGTGTAAAAGATAATACGACTGCACATCACCAATTTAAATCAGAATTTTCTTTTAAAGCTGCTTTAGATGATAATTTCTTTGGTGTTTTAACACTTAGATATAATTCCAACGACAGCTCTGCTTTTAATGCAGATGGACGCAGCGATAGAACAGATACAACAAGTCCATTTAACGTAAAAGAATTTTACCTTGGATATAACGTAGGTAACACTACAATAACTGCAGGTAAGCAAACCATAGGTTCATTCTTTACTGATGATGCTGTAGGCACTGGCGTCAGAGTTGAAAATAGAGATATTACAGGCTTGACTCTAACTGCATTTGCTTTTGATGCATTAGAAAATAACGGCGAGAGCGATGGCGCTATTTACACTAATGCCCCTGGTATCTTTAATAACAACCTATATGCGGTAGCTGCTATCGGCTCTTATGATCCGGTAAGCTTCCAACTATGGTATGCATCTTTGGTTGATTCTGTTAACCTCATTATAGGTGACGTAAACTTTAGTCTTAATATTACTGATGATGTAAATATCGGTGCTCAAGTTCAGTATGCACATGCTGATATAGACAATAATGTTGGCGTAAACTTTAAAGATACGGATTTCTATGCAGGTGAACTTGGTACAAAAGTATTTGGCGCTGATGTAGCTGCTGGTTATATCGGATATAAAGTTCATGACAAAGAAAAAGGTTTTGTAAGCCTAGAGGATCAAGGTTCATTTATAGATGTAGGTGAGATAAAATCTGCTCTTGATTATACTGCTCTTGAAGGTAAAGCTAACTTCTGGTTCTTGAAAGCAGGATACACTTTTGCTGAGAAATTTAGAGTCGGTGGCGATTATTCTAATGGTAAAGTTAAACTTGCTTCAGGCGATAAAGAGAAATATCAAGAGTATGTAGCAAGACTAACTTATGACTATAGTGCTAAACTTCAGTTCTCAAGCTTCTATGCGTATGAGATTAACAAGCACCAAGATGACTCAAAAGATAAAACTAAACAGCTAAGATTCCAAGCTAAATACACATTCTAA
- a CDS encoding c-type cytochrome has product MKFMHYSLLACLLTFSLNAADEPSYIFEAKGEFAKELKSLVEKYSKDENISINVYEKAPETDGGGKFLNIGVDTKRRYSVEKGRELYAKNCASCHGEDGNKRAYGTSKKLTKVSAEDIEAAFSGYLNDSDYGGDMRNLMKTVAAKTKYSDLGAIIAFLKGKDALQYRGSEQENSDVSTTPTQGSYLK; this is encoded by the coding sequence ATGAAATTTATGCATTATTCGCTTTTAGCATGTCTTTTGACTTTTTCTTTAAATGCTGCAGACGAGCCGAGTTATATATTTGAGGCAAAGGGTGAATTTGCAAAAGAGCTAAAAAGTTTGGTAGAAAAATATTCTAAAGACGAAAATATAAGTATAAATGTTTATGAAAAAGCTCCTGAGACTGATGGTGGCGGCAAGTTTTTAAATATCGGCGTAGATACCAAAAGAAGGTATAGTGTGGAAAAAGGTCGCGAACTGTATGCTAAAAATTGCGCTTCTTGTCACGGCGAAGATGGGAATAAAAGAGCTTATGGCACATCCAAAAAGTTAACTAAAGTAAGTGCAGAGGATATAGAGGCTGCTTTTTCTGGTTATCTAAACGATTCTGACTATGGCGGAGATATGAGAAATCTAATGAAAACCGTTGCCGCCAAAACAAAATATAGCGACCTTGGGGCAATTATTGCCTTTTTAAAGGGCAAAGATGCTTTGCAGTACAGGGGAAGCGAACAGGAAAACTCTGACGTCTCTACTACTCCTACTCAAGGAAGCTACTTAAAATAA
- a CDS encoding porin yields MKLAKISLAALVALGAFSTLNATPLEEAIKDVDFSGFARYRYTHNKVRWNGMPGAFNKNNANHNFRFVGTFKAALDDNFFGVLGLRYAANDGSGFNGDTTNTTSSFGVREFYLGYNINNTTITAGKQFVKTYFDDDLVGTGLRVQNTDISGLTLVGVAFDALETDSIDYDGRLLSGLAGSKSLNYYGVGAMGSYDPVNFKAWWAYLEDTANLFAADAALKFDLDAVKLGLQAQYVHNESDDNNFGDANFFAAKGDVGFAGVGLNAGYIYYKAKDDKTSFVTVEDNGKLINPGKLLNSVMNGSAQYYNNIKDKNDYWFVGASYKFNEFGLYANYIDGKGYSYRYNKRVDRDEWNVGGSYAYSKKLNFSTFYAAAKEKDGDHKNKHDRIRFEAKYSF; encoded by the coding sequence ATGAAACTCGCTAAAATTTCTTTAGCTGCTTTGGTTGCGCTAGGCGCTTTCTCTACTTTAAATGCTACTCCACTTGAAGAAGCTATTAAAGATGTAGATTTTTCAGGATTTGCAAGATATAGATATACTCACAATAAAGTCCGCTGGAATGGTATGCCAGGCGCATTCAATAAAAATAATGCAAATCATAACTTCAGATTCGTAGGTACTTTTAAGGCTGCTCTTGACGATAACTTCTTTGGTGTTTTGGGTCTAAGATATGCAGCAAATGACGGTTCTGGATTTAATGGCGATACCACCAATACTACAAGCTCATTTGGTGTAAGAGAATTTTATCTTGGCTACAATATAAACAATACTACAATAACAGCTGGCAAGCAATTTGTTAAAACATATTTTGACGATGATTTGGTAGGAACTGGTTTAAGAGTACAAAACACTGATATATCAGGTCTTACTTTGGTTGGTGTTGCTTTTGACGCACTTGAAACAGATAGCATTGACTATGACGGTCGACTACTATCAGGCCTAGCAGGGTCAAAAAGCCTTAACTACTATGGCGTGGGTGCAATGGGAAGCTATGATCCTGTAAACTTTAAAGCTTGGTGGGCATATCTTGAGGATACCGCAAATTTATTTGCAGCTGATGCGGCTTTGAAATTTGACCTAGATGCAGTAAAACTAGGCTTACAAGCACAATATGTTCACAATGAGTCAGACGACAATAACTTTGGTGATGCAAATTTCTTTGCAGCTAAAGGTGATGTAGGATTTGCCGGAGTCGGTTTAAATGCAGGTTATATCTACTATAAGGCTAAAGACGATAAAACATCTTTCGTAACTGTTGAAGATAACGGCAAACTAATCAACCCAGGCAAACTACTTAACTCGGTCATGAACGGTAGCGCTCAATACTATAATAACATTAAAGACAAAAACGACTATTGGTTTGTCGGAGCGTCATATAAATTTAACGAGTTTGGCTTGTATGCTAACTATATAGACGGTAAGGGCTATAGCTATAGATATAATAAGAGAGTTGATAGAGACGAGTGGAACGTCGGCGGTAGCTATGCTTACAGCAAAAAACTTAATTTCTCTACATTCTATGCAGCAGCTAAAGAAAAAGACGGAGATCATAAAAATAAACACGACCGCATAAGATTTGAAGCCAAATACAGCTTCTAA
- a CDS encoding chaperone NapD translates to MNISSAIVYTKDGNEAAEVAKRIEQVKGCEVIAAQDGKIVVVMSAENLDGEIELFKALEGVEGVAGAAMIYSYQEDLQQDIESIKKSGKISEILLDENVDAKNIVYNGHVGDRVK, encoded by the coding sequence ATGAACATATCAAGTGCGATAGTATATACCAAAGACGGAAACGAAGCCGCCGAGGTAGCCAAAAGAATCGAGCAAGTAAAAGGCTGCGAGGTCATCGCCGCGCAAGACGGTAAGATCGTAGTCGTGATGAGCGCTGAAAATTTAGACGGCGAGATAGAGCTCTTTAAGGCGCTAGAGGGCGTAGAGGGCGTAGCTGGGGCTGCGATGATATACAGCTATCAAGAGGATTTGCAACAAGATATCGAAAGCATTAAAAAAAGCGGCAAGATAAGCGAAATTTTACTCGACGAAAACGTCGATGCTAAGAACATCGTATACAACGGCCACGTCGGCGATAGGGTAAAATAA
- a CDS encoding 4Fe-4S ferredoxin, which yields MSVSRRELFTKFLGGKTAQKFIAPPYFCGEFNCADCEAPCVSACDRELLSFENERINFKFKSLGCNFCKECALACEEAGREVLNLKFAATIEAKIFIDVHSCLAWNGTICCSCQDICKFRAIDFLGVFRPSVNQKCTGCAQCMEVCFANSIKMEAL from the coding sequence GTGAGCGTATCCAGACGCGAGCTATTTACTAAATTTTTGGGCGGCAAAACCGCTCAAAAATTTATCGCTCCGCCTTATTTTTGTGGAGAATTTAACTGTGCTGATTGCGAAGCGCCTTGCGTTAGTGCTTGCGATAGAGAGCTTTTAAGCTTTGAAAATGAAAGAATAAATTTTAAATTTAAGTCCTTGGGTTGTAACTTTTGTAAAGAGTGTGCGCTCGCTTGCGAAGAGGCGGGACGAGAGGTTTTAAATTTAAAATTCGCAGCTACTATAGAAGCTAAAATTTTTATCGACGTGCATAGTTGTCTTGCTTGGAACGGCACAATTTGCTGTAGCTGTCAGGATATTTGCAAATTTAGAGCGATCGATTTTTTAGGCGTTTTTCGTCCGAGCGTAAATCAAAAATGCACGGGCTGCGCGCAGTGTATGGAAGTTTGCTTCGCGAATAGTATCAAAATGGAGGCGTTATGA
- a CDS encoding nitrate reductase cytochrome c-type subunit, producing the protein MKARILAGLACAVLVFSGYAEAKEEQKTSSSVQTQKVEQKNKSKLADGKEAKDLNILRSASDVMDEEEVKLVDINWTKPAAGEAQRYERSFENAPPMIPHDLEGLIPITADNNMCVTCHMPEVAKDVGATAIPKSHLYSIRNKKDLDGKLSDDRFNCTVCHVPQANVEAKFKNNFKPEYRDANLSQHSNLLDVLNEGVR; encoded by the coding sequence ATGAAGGCGAGAATTTTGGCGGGATTGGCGTGCGCCGTCCTCGTATTTTCGGGATATGCCGAAGCTAAAGAAGAACAAAAAACCTCTAGCTCCGTACAAACTCAAAAAGTAGAGCAAAAAAATAAATCAAAATTAGCCGATGGCAAAGAAGCTAAGGATCTAAATATCTTGCGTTCGGCTAGTGATGTTATGGATGAAGAAGAGGTAAAGTTGGTCGATATAAACTGGACGAAACCTGCCGCGGGCGAAGCGCAAAGATACGAGCGTTCTTTTGAAAACGCACCGCCGATGATACCCCATGATTTAGAGGGTTTGATACCGATAACTGCGGATAATAATATGTGCGTTACATGTCATATGCCTGAAGTCGCAAAAGACGTCGGCGCGACCGCGATCCCTAAATCGCACCTTTATAGCATAAGGAACAAAAAAGACCTCGACGGTAAGCTTAGCGACGACCGCTTTAACTGTACCGTTTGCCACGTACCGCAGGCGAACGTAGAGGCTAAGTTTAAAAATAACTTTAAGCCGGAGTACCGCGACGCTAACTTGTCTCAGCATTCCAATCTGTTAGACGTACTAAACGAAGGCGTTAGGTGA